The following are from one region of the Streptomyces fradiae genome:
- the rfbB gene encoding dTDP-glucose 4,6-dehydratase has product MRILVTGGAGFIGSQFVRALLSGELPSSEGAQVTVLDNLTYSGNEANLAPVADKPGYTFVQGDIRDYATVDDVMRGQDAVVHFAAESHVDRSILDSSPFVTTNVLGTQVLLDAAKRHGVGRFVHVSTDEVYGSIAEGSWTEDWPLAPNSPYSASKAGSDLLALSYHRTHGMDVVVTRCSNNYGQYHFPEKMIPLFTTNLLDGKKVPLYGEGLNIRDWLHVSDHCRGIEMVLRGGRAGEVYHIGGGTEVTNKELTGLLLDACGAGWDMVEHVEDRKGHDLRYSLSIAKIQEELGYTPQVTFEQGLATTVQWYRDNRAWWEPLKAKAALA; this is encoded by the coding sequence ATGAGGATTCTGGTCACCGGCGGCGCCGGGTTCATCGGTTCACAGTTCGTGCGGGCACTGCTCTCCGGAGAGCTGCCCTCGAGCGAGGGCGCCCAGGTCACCGTCCTGGACAACCTCACCTACTCCGGCAACGAGGCCAATCTGGCCCCCGTCGCCGACAAGCCCGGCTACACCTTCGTGCAGGGCGACATCCGGGATTACGCCACCGTCGACGACGTGATGCGCGGCCAGGACGCGGTGGTGCACTTCGCCGCCGAGTCCCACGTGGACCGCTCGATCCTGGACTCGTCGCCGTTCGTCACCACGAACGTGCTCGGCACCCAGGTGCTGCTCGACGCGGCCAAGCGGCACGGCGTCGGCCGGTTCGTGCACGTCTCCACGGACGAGGTGTACGGCTCGATCGCCGAGGGCTCGTGGACCGAGGACTGGCCGCTGGCGCCGAACTCCCCGTACTCGGCCTCCAAGGCCGGCTCGGACCTGCTGGCGCTGTCGTACCACCGCACGCACGGCATGGACGTGGTGGTGACCCGCTGCTCCAACAACTACGGGCAGTACCACTTCCCCGAGAAGATGATCCCGCTGTTCACCACGAACCTGCTGGACGGCAAGAAGGTCCCGCTGTACGGCGAGGGCCTGAACATCCGTGACTGGCTGCACGTCTCCGACCACTGCCGTGGCATCGAGATGGTGCTGCGCGGCGGCCGCGCCGGTGAGGTCTACCACATCGGCGGCGGCACCGAGGTCACCAACAAGGAGCTCACCGGTCTGCTGCTCGACGCCTGCGGCGCCGGCTGGGACATGGTCGAGCACGTCGAGGACCGCAAGGGCCACGACCTGCGCTACTCCCTGTCGATCGCCAAGATCCAGGAGGAGCTGGGCTACACCCCGCAGGTCACCTTCGAGCAGGGCCTCGCCACCACCGTCCAGTGGTACCGCGACAACCGCGCCTGGTGGGAGCCGCTGAAGGCCAAGGCGGCGCTGGCCTGA
- the rfbD gene encoding dTDP-4-dehydrorhamnose reductase, which translates to MSAAANRWLITGAAGMLGRDLTEVLTEAGAEVTALTRADLDITDAAAVRAAVDGHDVVVNAAAWTDVDGAETEEAAATRINGDGPRALAEACAATGAVLLQVSTDYVFPGDATEPYPHDAPTSPVNAYGRSKLAGEEAVLTLLPERGYVVRTAWLYGAHGRNFVATMLSLAEQRETLDVVDDQRGQPTWTRALARQLRDLGTAAVKGEAPAGVYHGTASETATWFDLARAAFELTGLDPERVRPTTSEKFVRPARRPSFSVLAHERWAEAGVAVQPHWRDQLIEALKVMAPGGRSGA; encoded by the coding sequence ATGAGTGCCGCCGCCAATCGCTGGCTGATCACCGGTGCGGCCGGGATGCTCGGCCGCGACCTCACCGAGGTCCTGACCGAGGCCGGCGCCGAGGTCACCGCGCTGACCCGGGCCGATCTGGACATCACCGACGCCGCGGCCGTCCGGGCCGCGGTCGACGGCCATGACGTGGTCGTCAACGCCGCCGCCTGGACGGACGTCGACGGCGCGGAGACCGAGGAGGCCGCGGCCACCCGGATCAACGGCGACGGCCCGCGCGCGCTCGCCGAGGCCTGCGCCGCGACCGGCGCCGTGCTGCTCCAGGTGTCGACCGACTACGTCTTCCCGGGCGACGCCACCGAGCCGTACCCGCACGACGCCCCCACCTCCCCGGTGAACGCCTACGGCCGCAGCAAGCTCGCGGGCGAGGAGGCGGTCCTCACACTGCTGCCCGAGCGCGGTTACGTGGTGCGCACCGCGTGGCTGTACGGGGCGCACGGGCGCAACTTCGTGGCGACCATGCTGAGCCTTGCCGAGCAGCGCGAGACCCTCGACGTGGTCGACGACCAGCGCGGCCAGCCGACCTGGACCCGGGCGCTCGCGCGCCAGCTGCGGGACCTGGGCACGGCGGCCGTCAAGGGCGAGGCCCCGGCGGGCGTCTACCACGGCACGGCCTCCGAGACGGCGACCTGGTTCGACCTGGCGCGGGCGGCCTTCGAGCTGACCGGCCTGGACCCGGAGCGGGTGCGGCCGACCACCTCGGAGAAGTTCGTACGGCCGGCCCGTCGTCCTTCTTTCAGTGTGCTGGCGCACGAGCGCTGGGCCGAGGCGGGCGTCGCGGTGCAGCCGCACTGGCGTGACCAGCTCATCGAGGCGCTGAAGGTCATGGCTCCCGGGGGACGGTCCGGCGCGTGA